In a single window of the Arachis hypogaea cultivar Tifrunner chromosome 6, arahy.Tifrunner.gnm2.J5K5, whole genome shotgun sequence genome:
- the LOC112696819 gene encoding uncharacterized protein isoform X1, whose product MGPQNSLLVFSILCLVVEPMPPPFDSISKIHPPREAWKLKVRVLRTWIVSSFGNHEVANSMEIVLVDGDSNKIQATVKKQLINRFKESIIEGQTYRMSYFSVVPNQGNYRAAEHEFKLVFLNRTTVIPVPDDDIPKTCFSFCPFDELLKMTEDYVYLVDVIGLLTSVGEEKEYVKDAKVMKMIVLELSSKELTIRCALFGEYVDEVHRFLGSGYMEQPVVVIQLAKVKFFRGQVGLQNVMHAIRLFFNPDLSEVVDFQKQYD is encoded by the exons ttttctATATTGTGTTTGGTGGTTGAGCCAATGCCTCCTCCGTTTGATTCTATCTCTAAGATCCACCCTCCAAGGGAGGCATGGAAACTCAAAGTTAGGGTACTAAGAACTTGGATTGTTTCTTCTTTTGGAAATCATGAAGTTGCAAATTCAATGGAAATTGTTCTTGTTGATGGAGAT tCTAACAAAATACAAGCAACTGTTAAGAAGCAGCTCATAAATAGGTTTAAAGAGAGTATTATTGAGGGTCAAACATACCGAATGTCATATTTTAGTGTTGTTCCAAACCAAGGCAATTATAGGGCAGCAGAACATGAGTTTAAGTTGGTTTTTCTTAACCGTACAACTGTTATTCCTGTCCCTGACGATGATATCCCAAAGACATGTTTCAGTTTCTGTCCCTTTGATGAGCTCTTGAAAATGACTGAAGATTATGTTTACTTAGTTG ATGTTATTGGTTTGCTGACTTCTGTTGGTGAAGAGAAAGAGTACGTGAAAGATGCGAAAGTGATGAAGATGATTGTTCTTGAGTTATCTTCAAAAGA gtTGACAATACGCTGTGCTCTGTTTGGGGAGTATGTGGATGAAGTGCATCGTTTCTTAGGTTCTGGCTATATGGAGCAGCCAGTTGTTGTGATCCAACTTGCCAAAGTTAAATTCTTTAGGG GACAAGTTGGTCTCCAAAATGTTATGCATGCTATTCGGCTGTTCTTTAATCCAGATTTGTCTGAAGTCGTAGATTTTCAAAAACAG TATGATTGA
- the LOC112696819 gene encoding uncharacterized protein isoform X2: MGPQNSLLVIHPPREAWKLKVRVLRTWIVSSFGNHEVANSMEIVLVDGDSNKIQATVKKQLINRFKESIIEGQTYRMSYFSVVPNQGNYRAAEHEFKLVFLNRTTVIPVPDDDIPKTCFSFCPFDELLKMTEDYVYLVDVIGLLTSVGEEKEYVKDAKVMKMIVLELSSKELTIRCALFGEYVDEVHRFLGSGYMEQPVVVIQLAKVKFFRGQVGLQNVMHAIRLFFNPDLSEVVDFQKQYD, from the exons ATCCACCCTCCAAGGGAGGCATGGAAACTCAAAGTTAGGGTACTAAGAACTTGGATTGTTTCTTCTTTTGGAAATCATGAAGTTGCAAATTCAATGGAAATTGTTCTTGTTGATGGAGAT tCTAACAAAATACAAGCAACTGTTAAGAAGCAGCTCATAAATAGGTTTAAAGAGAGTATTATTGAGGGTCAAACATACCGAATGTCATATTTTAGTGTTGTTCCAAACCAAGGCAATTATAGGGCAGCAGAACATGAGTTTAAGTTGGTTTTTCTTAACCGTACAACTGTTATTCCTGTCCCTGACGATGATATCCCAAAGACATGTTTCAGTTTCTGTCCCTTTGATGAGCTCTTGAAAATGACTGAAGATTATGTTTACTTAGTTG ATGTTATTGGTTTGCTGACTTCTGTTGGTGAAGAGAAAGAGTACGTGAAAGATGCGAAAGTGATGAAGATGATTGTTCTTGAGTTATCTTCAAAAGA gtTGACAATACGCTGTGCTCTGTTTGGGGAGTATGTGGATGAAGTGCATCGTTTCTTAGGTTCTGGCTATATGGAGCAGCCAGTTGTTGTGATCCAACTTGCCAAAGTTAAATTCTTTAGGG GACAAGTTGGTCTCCAAAATGTTATGCATGCTATTCGGCTGTTCTTTAATCCAGATTTGTCTGAAGTCGTAGATTTTCAAAAACAG TATGATTGA
- the LOC112696819 gene encoding uncharacterized protein isoform X3 yields the protein MGPQNSLLVSNKIQATVKKQLINRFKESIIEGQTYRMSYFSVVPNQGNYRAAEHEFKLVFLNRTTVIPVPDDDIPKTCFSFCPFDELLKMTEDYVYLVDVIGLLTSVGEEKEYVKDAKVMKMIVLELSSKELTIRCALFGEYVDEVHRFLGSGYMEQPVVVIQLAKVKFFRGQVGLQNVMHAIRLFFNPDLSEVVDFQKQYD from the exons tCTAACAAAATACAAGCAACTGTTAAGAAGCAGCTCATAAATAGGTTTAAAGAGAGTATTATTGAGGGTCAAACATACCGAATGTCATATTTTAGTGTTGTTCCAAACCAAGGCAATTATAGGGCAGCAGAACATGAGTTTAAGTTGGTTTTTCTTAACCGTACAACTGTTATTCCTGTCCCTGACGATGATATCCCAAAGACATGTTTCAGTTTCTGTCCCTTTGATGAGCTCTTGAAAATGACTGAAGATTATGTTTACTTAGTTG ATGTTATTGGTTTGCTGACTTCTGTTGGTGAAGAGAAAGAGTACGTGAAAGATGCGAAAGTGATGAAGATGATTGTTCTTGAGTTATCTTCAAAAGA gtTGACAATACGCTGTGCTCTGTTTGGGGAGTATGTGGATGAAGTGCATCGTTTCTTAGGTTCTGGCTATATGGAGCAGCCAGTTGTTGTGATCCAACTTGCCAAAGTTAAATTCTTTAGGG GACAAGTTGGTCTCCAAAATGTTATGCATGCTATTCGGCTGTTCTTTAATCCAGATTTGTCTGAAGTCGTAGATTTTCAAAAACAG TATGATTGA